One Laribacter hongkongensis DSM 14985 DNA window includes the following coding sequences:
- a CDS encoding phage portal protein has translation MKKRIKPKGNSGSQAIGATSHQGASTSSAQLASWVPMAASADADLLPDLGLLTSRSRDLTRNNGIAAAGIQTLVDNVVGVGLRLAAMPDWRALGKSADWAMEWQRKTESLWREWASSTACDAARELNFAGLTELIFRSQILNGDAIAIPLWLTRPGERFRTAIQLVESDRLCNPNLAPDTASMRGGIEFDRYGAAAGYWIRTTHPGDVLLAGGSPGKWERIPARTPWGRRRVLHVHEKERTGQSRGKPIWSSSIQQFKMLDRYAGAELDAAVINAIVAAFIETQMDSDALVDMLGGPENAGKEFYRLRTQRRPQLKSGMVVPLNPGERLAPFQPARPAAQFEAFTVAVMRHIAASIGLPYELLLKDFSKTNYSSARAALLEAWRTFRSRREKLSWYWAQPVYELWLEEAIDAGLIEAPSFYEQRAAWCRASWIGPGRGWVDPVKEAQAAKIRMETGISTLQAECAEQGLDWEEVMEQRAREQAKAHELGLTSTTPAPDDAVPSEKAKEDEGDD, from the coding sequence ATGAAAAAACGCATCAAGCCCAAGGGAAATTCCGGCTCCCAGGCCATCGGTGCCACCTCGCACCAGGGGGCCTCGACCAGTAGCGCGCAGCTGGCCAGCTGGGTGCCGATGGCGGCCTCGGCCGATGCGGACTTGTTGCCTGACCTTGGCCTGCTGACATCGCGCAGCCGCGACCTGACCCGCAATAATGGAATCGCTGCCGCTGGCATCCAGACCTTGGTCGACAACGTGGTTGGGGTCGGTCTGCGGCTGGCAGCCATGCCGGACTGGCGCGCGCTCGGAAAATCGGCCGACTGGGCAATGGAATGGCAGCGCAAGACCGAATCGCTGTGGCGCGAGTGGGCCAGCAGCACCGCCTGCGACGCCGCCCGCGAACTCAATTTCGCCGGGCTGACCGAGCTGATTTTTCGCAGCCAGATCCTCAACGGCGATGCCATCGCCATCCCCCTGTGGCTGACCCGCCCCGGAGAGCGTTTCCGCACGGCCATCCAGCTGGTGGAATCCGACCGCCTGTGCAACCCGAATCTGGCGCCGGATACCGCCTCCATGCGCGGTGGCATCGAGTTTGACCGCTACGGTGCGGCGGCAGGTTACTGGATACGCACCACTCACCCGGGTGATGTGCTGCTGGCCGGTGGATCGCCCGGGAAGTGGGAGCGCATCCCGGCCCGCACACCATGGGGTCGCCGCCGTGTGCTGCATGTCCACGAAAAGGAGCGCACCGGGCAGTCGCGCGGAAAACCGATCTGGTCGTCTTCAATCCAGCAGTTCAAGATGCTGGACCGCTATGCCGGCGCCGAGCTGGACGCAGCGGTGATCAATGCCATCGTGGCCGCCTTCATCGAAACGCAGATGGACAGCGACGCGCTGGTGGACATGCTGGGCGGGCCGGAAAATGCCGGAAAGGAATTTTACCGCCTCCGCACCCAGCGCCGCCCACAGCTCAAAAGCGGCATGGTCGTGCCGCTGAACCCTGGCGAACGGCTGGCTCCTTTCCAGCCGGCCCGACCGGCGGCCCAGTTTGAAGCCTTCACCGTGGCGGTCATGCGGCATATCGCGGCCAGCATCGGCCTGCCGTATGAGCTGCTGCTAAAGGATTTCAGCAAGACCAACTACAGCAGCGCCCGCGCGGCCCTGCTGGAAGCGTGGCGCACTTTCCGCAGCCGCCGGGAAAAGCTCTCATGGTATTGGGCGCAGCCGGTTTACGAGCTGTGGCTTGAGGAAGCCATTGATGCCGGGCTGATCGAAGCGCCGAGCTTTTACGAGCAACGAGCAGCCTGGTGTCGGGCCAGCTGGATCGGTCCAGGCCGGGGCTGGGTTGACCCGGTCAAAGAGGCGCAGGCCGCCAAAATCCGCATGGAAACAGGCATCAGCACCCTGCAAGCCGAATGTGCCGAACAGGGGCTGGACTGGGAGGAAGTCATGGAACAGCGGGCGCGTGAGCAGGCCAAGGCGCACGAACTCGGGCTGACCTCGACGACACCCGCTCCGGACGACGCTGTACCGTCTGAAAAAGCCAAAGAGGACGAAGGGGATGACTGA
- a CDS encoding phage baseplate assembly protein V gives MTDKSQAALIKSGIVARHAGAGHVVVRFDDLDGMESAPWPVVGARYHKDKGSHPPDIGAQVACVCDEHAENGFVLGEIPSDADAPGTDNPALWHWNMRDGSVFSFDPETGRLEITLTGDAVIKGPSLLLDVADTTCTGKLTVQGLFTYQSGMAGSGGSAGTKISGSIQHEVGDLTSNGVTLHTHTHTEQGDGADVGPPH, from the coding sequence ATGACTGACAAATCGCAGGCTGCGCTGATCAAGAGCGGCATTGTCGCCCGTCATGCCGGTGCCGGGCATGTGGTCGTCCGGTTTGATGATCTGGACGGCATGGAATCCGCCCCGTGGCCGGTAGTCGGCGCACGCTACCACAAGGACAAGGGCAGCCACCCGCCCGATATTGGCGCGCAGGTCGCCTGCGTGTGCGACGAACACGCCGAAAACGGCTTTGTGCTGGGAGAAATCCCCAGTGACGCCGACGCGCCTGGAACCGACAACCCGGCGCTGTGGCACTGGAACATGCGCGATGGCAGCGTGTTTTCGTTCGACCCGGAGACCGGGCGGCTCGAAATCACCCTGACCGGCGATGCCGTCATCAAGGGGCCGAGCCTGCTGCTGGACGTAGCCGACACCACCTGCACCGGCAAGCTGACCGTGCAAGGTCTGTTCACCTACCAGTCCGGCATGGCCGGATCTGGCGGCAGTGCCGGCACCAAGATCAGCGGATCGATCCAGCACGAAGTGGGCGACCTCACCTCCAACGGCGTCACGCTGCATACGCACACGCACACTGAACAGGGCGACGGTGCCGACGTCGGCCCGCCTCACTGA
- a CDS encoding S49 family peptidase produces the protein MSGVTPQPALPRLFSRLYNTPLMLLPEHAESLHALMLTRLTGGDISVQASAEPPRIAAAVDDRKRPYQLTSTGVAVIPVMGPLMQRGSWLDAMCGMTSYDRVNALVSAAMRDQDVRAVLLEIDSPGGEVAGLFALCDRLKAAATSKPVWAYANEAACSAAYAIASSVDRLYLPRTAMVGSIGVIAMHVDQSARDATQGYTYTPVFAGDKKADGNSHAPLSDRARTTLQTEIDRLYSMFVDHVATGRRLEKQAVIDTQAGLLNADAAVAGQFADGIASFDEVIAQLADTARPASVFTGTHAMTQENKTYTQAELDSAVSAARSEAATAERERVSAILDLPQASGREALARKLAMTPGVTAETAAGLLDVAPEAAAAPTAPQATTPLERHMQSLGNPQVGADAGQTPAQPDAATLGASIAALA, from the coding sequence ATGTCCGGGGTAACACCGCAACCCGCCCTGCCCCGCCTGTTTTCCCGGCTCTACAACACGCCGCTGATGCTGCTTCCGGAGCATGCCGAGTCCCTGCATGCGCTGATGCTGACCCGGCTGACGGGCGGGGACATTTCCGTGCAGGCCAGCGCCGAGCCACCGCGCATCGCGGCAGCGGTGGACGACCGCAAGCGGCCTTACCAGCTCACAAGCACCGGGGTGGCGGTCATCCCGGTAATGGGGCCGCTGATGCAGCGGGGCAGCTGGCTGGATGCCATGTGCGGCATGACCAGCTACGACCGCGTCAACGCGCTGGTCAGCGCGGCCATGCGCGATCAGGACGTGCGCGCCGTGCTGCTCGAAATCGACAGCCCCGGCGGTGAGGTGGCCGGGCTGTTCGCCTTGTGCGACCGCCTGAAAGCAGCGGCTACGAGCAAGCCCGTCTGGGCCTATGCCAACGAGGCGGCCTGCTCGGCGGCCTACGCCATCGCCAGCAGCGTCGACCGGCTGTATCTGCCGCGCACCGCGATGGTCGGCAGCATCGGTGTTATCGCCATGCACGTTGACCAGTCGGCCCGCGATGCCACGCAGGGCTACACCTACACCCCCGTGTTTGCCGGCGACAAAAAGGCCGATGGCAACAGCCATGCGCCGCTGTCAGATCGCGCCCGCACCACGCTCCAGACGGAAATCGACCGTCTGTATTCGATGTTTGTCGACCACGTTGCCACCGGGCGCCGCTTGGAGAAGCAAGCGGTGATCGACACGCAGGCTGGCTTGCTGAATGCGGATGCCGCAGTCGCGGGCCAATTCGCTGACGGCATTGCCTCTTTCGACGAAGTGATTGCCCAGCTCGCGGATACGGCCAGGCCGGCATCCGTTTTTACCGGAACCCATGCCATGACTCAGGAAAACAAGACTTACACCCAAGCGGAACTCGACAGTGCCGTATCTGCTGCCCGCAGCGAGGCGGCCACAGCCGAACGCGAGCGCGTATCTGCCATTCTCGACCTGCCGCAGGCCAGCGGGCGTGAAGCCCTCGCCCGCAAGCTGGCCATGACCCCCGGTGTCACGGCGGAAACCGCCGCCGGCCTGCTGGATGTCGCCCCGGAGGCGGCAGCCGCCCCCACGGCACCGCAGGCGACCACCCCGCTTGAGCGGCACATGCAGTCGCTCGGCAATCCGCAGGTCGGCGCCGATGCCGGCCAGACTCCCGCGCAACCCGATGCAGCCACCCTCGGCGCGTCCATTGCAGCCCTGGCGTAA
- the gpW gene encoding gpW family head-tail joining protein, whose translation MTDLNTLRTRLAEAEAARHKLLTGSLRERISSPGGADITYTRTEITALDRYISSLKADIAKATGAASPRRAIRPFF comes from the coding sequence ATGACTGACCTCAACACCCTCCGCACCCGGCTCGCCGAAGCCGAGGCGGCCCGGCATAAGCTGCTGACCGGCAGCCTGCGCGAGCGGATCAGTTCGCCCGGTGGCGCGGATATTACCTACACCCGAACCGAAATCACGGCGCTGGACCGCTACATCAGCAGCCTGAAGGCAGATATCGCCAAGGCAACCGGTGCGGCCAGTCCGCGCCGGGCCATCCGGCCGTTTTTCTGA